One part of the Gossypium raimondii isolate GPD5lz chromosome 1, ASM2569854v1, whole genome shotgun sequence genome encodes these proteins:
- the LOC105786336 gene encoding heterogeneous nuclear ribonucleoprotein Q — MPRTREEIEEQVDLDGDNDPEETIEEEVEYEEIEEEEEVEVEEEVEEEVEVEEEEEDEDAELVDFQKGSDANEGMDDFETEEEKKKMHAELLALPPHGSEVYLGGIPHDASDEDLRRFCESIGEVIEVRIMKEKDSGEAKGYAFVTFRSKELASKAIENLNGSEFKGKKIKCSTSQAKNKLFIGNVPRNWGEEDVKKVVKDVGPGVNSIELLKDPMNPSRNRGFVFIEYYNHACAEYSRQKMMKPTFKLDDNAPTVSWADPRSAESFSNTQVKALYVKNLPKDITQDRLRKLFEHHGKILKVVVPPAKVGKENSRYGFVHFAERSSAMKALKNTEKYEIDGHVLECSLAKPQADQKSGASGSQKSSLDSSFPPLLGYGLVGGAYGGLGTGFGPAGFGQPLIYGQGPTPAGMAMMPMLLPDGRIGYVLQQPGVQPHTPPPQPHSSRGGASGSSSSGGRRSSNDSSRGRRRYNPY, encoded by the exons ATGCCAAGGACAAGGGAAGAGATTGAAGAGCAGGTGGACCTTGATGGAGACAATGATCCTGAGGAGACTATAGAGGAAGAGGTTGAATATGAAGAAATAGAGGAAGAGGAGGAAGTGGAAGTTGAGGAAGAGGTAGAAGAGGAAGtggaagtagaagaagaagaagaggacgAGGATGCTGAGCTTGTTGATTTCCAGAAAGGCTCTGATGCTAATGAGGGGATGGATGATTTTGAAAcagaggaagaaaagaaaaagatgcaTGCGGAGCTTCTTGCACTTCCTCCTCATGGGTCAGAGGTTTACCTTGGTGGCATTCCTCATGATGCTTCTGATGAGGACTTGAGGAGGTTTTGTGAATCTATAGGAGAAGTCATAGAG GTTAGGATAATGAAGGAGAAAGATTCAGGGGAGGCCAAGGGTTATGCTTTTGTGACCTTCAGATCCAAAGAGTTGGCTTCCAAAGCTATTGAAAATCTGAATGGTTCTGAATTCAAG GGGAAGAAGATAAAATGTTCAACATCTCAAGCAAAGAATAAGTTATTTATTGGTAATGTTCCCAGAAACTGGGGGGAGGAAGATGTGAAGAAGGTTGTAAAAGATGTTGGTCCTGGAGTCAATAGTATTGAATTGTTGAAG GATCCAATGAACCCTAGCCGAAACCGTGGATTTGTTTTCATAGAGTACTATAATCATGCATGTGCTGAATACTCAAGACAGAAAATGATGAAGCCAACATTTAAGCTTGATGATAATGCTCCAACCGTGAGTTGGGCAGACCCAAGAAGTGCAGAATCTTTTTCCAATACTCAG GTTAAGGCTTTGTATGTTAAGAATTTGCCAAAAGATATAACTCAGGATCGCCTAAGGAAGCTGTTTGAACATCATGGAAAGATCTTGAAAGTTGTAGTTCCACCTGCGAAAGTTGGAAAGGAGAACAGCAGATATGGTTTTGTGCATTTTGCGGAGAGGTCAAGTGCCATGAAAGCATTGAAGAACACTGAAAAATATGAGATTGATG GTCACGTATTGGAGTGCTCTCTTGCAAAACCACAAGCGGATCAGAAGTCTGGAGCATCTGGCTCCCAGAAGTCATCTCTAGATTCAAGCTTCCCACCTCTTCTCGGATATGGTTTAGTTGGGGGAGCATATGGTGGTCTTGGGACAGGATTTGGTCCTGCTGGCTTTGGACAG CCATTGATCTACGGTCAAGGTCCAACCCCTGCAGGAATGGCAATGATGCCAATGCTTTTACCTGATGGAAGGATTGGATATGTCTT